TATTTCATTATGATCATTATAGGAAAGGATCCAATAGGGGCAACCTTTTAAGATCTTTGCCAAAGTGGTATGATCAAAATCTTTATGTGCATCTCCTTTTTTTCCGTACAACGAACTTTCTATCAAATACGGAGGATCGAGATACAAAAAATCTTTTGTATGCAGTTTTATCGAATCTTCAAAGTGGAGTTTTTTTACGGTAAGATTGGGATTATAAAAATTTCTTAACCTGTCAATAGATGATTGTGTAAACCGTGGATGTTGCGGAGACATGCCCCCGGATAATGTAGCGCCCGAAAAAGATGAACGATTCAATACATAATAAACAGCAGCCCGTTCTAATTTAGTTTTAAACGAGGTTTGTGTTTGCTGCAATTCGTAAAATTTATCTTTGGATAAAGGAAAGAAGGATTGCACTTTGTCTGCCAGTTCATCCGGCTGTTTTAAAGCGCATTGCCAAAACTCTACCAGCGGGTTAAACAGGTCGTATCCATAAATATTTACACCATTGGCTGCAAGATGTAATTCAAGCGAACCGCCTCCCAAAAAAGGAGACACCAATTCTGTAAGATTTTTAGGAAAATAGTGGCTTATAACAGGAACTGCTCTTGTCTTTCCTCCCGGGTAACGGAGTAATGATCTACCTGATATGTTGTGTGTTACCGTAATTTTACTGTTATTCATCGCCTGACAATTGCCAAAATTAGCTGATTATGCTGCGTAGCGGCAATATATACTGATTTTTTTTCACCTTGGCCTAATTTTTGATATTAATTCGCCGTTACGAAATAAATTAACGACTTATTCGTTACATAAGATAAAATCTTATAACCCCCTTTCTGAATTGCCATGAAAATAACACTTACATTAGCAGCAGGACTTATTGCTTGGTTCACTGTATATGCACTTTATCAATCGGTAATAAATAACCCGGTATTAACGTTGGTTATCCCTGTATTATATTGCCTGCACAGGTTTATAGATCGCAGAGTTCTTTCTGCGAGATAAGTTACACATTATCATACATTCCGCCTACAATTACCAGGTGATAATTGGTATTGGGCCAATGCCATTTATTAAATCCGGGAGCATTGGAGAGCACTTCTTTGGCCTGTTTAAAAATGAACCGTTTATTATCGGGATCTATTTTCAGGTAGTCAAAAGGAACGGCAAAATACTTTTTCCCCAGTCCTAAAAATCCTCCCATTTCTACTACATAATAATGAATATCACCCGTATGCACATTTATCATAATGTCCTTGATATCGCCTACTTTTTGCTCATTTTCATCGTACACTTTATCGCCTATTATAGAAGTGGCGGTTAAATAGTTAAGCGGAATGTTCTGCTGCTCACCCACGTGCAGATCATGCGTAAAATTATCTTGAGGTAATGTTTCCATCGTTATTGATTTAAAGTGATGAAATAGTTTTTATTAAGTACTGCATATATTGTCAATCAAAGAGCGTACCTGATATTTTTTCTAGGCTTAAAACGATAGATATAAATAAAAAAGGACTTCATTGAAGTCCTCTTTTTTATCTGTTAAGCTGCGCTGTTATCTCTTTTTTTGCCTTGTTTGCATAATATCTCTGTCAAACAGGTAAAGTCCGCTTTTATCATCACCGATCAGCTCTAGCTTGTCATTTAATATACGAGCGCTTTTTTCTTCTTCTATTTGTTCATTCACATACCATTGTAGAAAGTTGTGTGTAGCATAATCTTTTTCTTTCAATGCCAGGTCAACAAGATCATTGATACTATCTGATACGATCATTTCATGTTTCAAAAATTCCTCAAACATGCTTTTGATGCCTTTATAAGTTACTATCGGTTGCTCTAATGTAGGAACGATGGCAAAGCCGCCTCTTTCATTTATAAAGCGCATTAATTTCAACATATGTATTCTTTCTTCTTCACTTTGTAAAAAGAAATATTCTGCCACACCTTCCAGTCCTGGCTGAATTTCGGCCCAGCTTGCCATTGCCAGGTATGCCTGTGACGACATCGCTTCCAGCTTAACTTGATTGTTCAGGGATTCCTGCATAGATTTCGATAACATGGTACTCAGGTTTTTAAAGATGATTTAAGTATATCTAAAGTAAACAAAAAAAATTATTTGGTAAAGGCGAAATGATAATTGTCAGCATAAAAAAATCACCAACCGGGGTTGATGATTCAGTATAAAGTTTATTCTTCAATTAGCAGATCAGCACATTAAACATTAAATCTAAAGTGCATCACATCTCCATCATGTACAATATATTCTTTTCCTTCGATCCTTAGTTTGCCATTATCCCGTGCAGCTGCTTCAGAGCCATATTTAATATAATCGTTGTAGGCAATTACTTCTGCTTTAATAAATCCTTTTTCAAAATCTGTATGAATAACGCTGGCGGCTTGTGGCGCTTTCCATCCTTGATGAATGGTCCATGCTCTTACTTCCTGAACACCTGCCGTGAAATACGTAGAGAGATTCAATAATTTATAAGCAGAATGAATTAACCTATCCAAAGCAGGCTCCGTCATTTTATATTCTTCCATAAACATTTGCTTATCGGCAGCATCTTCAAATTCAGCGATCTGCGCTTCAATAGCATTGGTCATTACGATCACTTCATTGCCTTCTTCTTTAACGGCAGCTTTTAATGCTTCTGAAAATTTATTACCCGTATGCATGGATGCTTCATCTACATTGGCAACATACAATATGGGTTTGTCTGTCAATAAAAACAGGTCAGCGACTGCTGATTTTTCTTCTTTGGTCAAACCTAATGAAAGAATACTTTTGCCTTTGTTCAAATGTTCTTTACAGCGCAACAATACATCGTATTCAGGTTTAAGCTTGGTGTCAGTTTTAACCAGCTTTTCTGTACGGGCTAATTTCTTTTCCACGCTTTCCATGTCTTTCAGCTGCAATTCCGTTTCAATGATCTCTTTATCGCCAATAGGATTAATAGGTCCTTCGTCTCTTAAAATATTTTCATCTTCAAAACAACGGATCACATGTATAATAGCATCTACTTCACGGATGTTTGCCAGGAATTTATTACCTAAGCCTTCACCCTTACTGGCGCCTTTTACAAGTCCTGCAATGTCTACAATTTCAATTTGTGTGGGAACAATGCGCTCGGGCTTTACCAATTCAGCCAGCTTATTCAAACGTTCATCGGGAACATTCACCAATCCTACGTTTGGTTCTATGGTACAAAAGCGATAATTGCTTGCCTGTGCCTTTGCACTATTGCTTACTGCATTAAATAAAGTTGATTTTCCTACGTTGGGTAACCCTACAATACCAGCCTGTAATGCCATGTTTTATTTTCGATTTATGATTTACGATTTCAGATTTAGGCTGCAAAAGTAAGTTTTCTGTTTTTAATGGATGACTGCTTAGTGGATAATTGATGTAAAGGCAAATGCAATTTGTAACCTGCAATGTGTAATTTGCAATGAACCCATTACTAAAAACCATTAAACGAACATGGCTTTAAGCAGAATCTGGAGCGCTTTTATTATTACAGCAATTTTAGTGGCGTGCATCAGTTGTTTATTTTCTCCTACCAATAAAGATGTGTTTAATAAAATGGTAGTAGGTAAAGCGGGCGATACAACGCATACCAAATATATTGACAGTGCTGCTTTGCCTGTTACTGCTGCTACCGCAATAGCAGCTAATAAAGATTATAAAGAGGGCGAAACGAAATATTCAAAAACTGCCGATCATAAATTTATTGTTTACAGGGAGCAAAGCGCAGATGGTATTATTGCAACCTGTACTGCTGCAGTAAATATCTGTATCGGGCTGATCGGCATCATGGCATTGTTCATGGGTTTTATGAGTATTGCTGAAAAAGCTGGCGGAATACGCTTTTTATCAAGACTGATACAACCTTTCTTTTCCAGGCTTTTCCCGGAAGTACCGGATGGGCATCCGGCATTTGGGCATATGATGTTGAACTTTTCTGCAAATTTATTAGGGTTGGATAATGCGGCTACGCCTTTTG
The Ferruginibacter albus DNA segment above includes these coding regions:
- a CDS encoding DNA adenine methylase, which translates into the protein MNNSKITVTHNISGRSLLRYPGGKTRAVPVISHYFPKNLTELVSPFLGGGSLELHLAANGVNIYGYDLFNPLVEFWQCALKQPDELADKVQSFFPLSKDKFYELQQTQTSFKTKLERAAVYYVLNRSSFSGATLSGGMSPQHPRFTQSSIDRLRNFYNPNLTVKKLHFEDSIKLHTKDFLYLDPPYLIESSLYGKKGDAHKDFDHTTLAKILKGCPYWILSYNDHNEIRELYSSYKIINPKWVYGMSNNKASKEILVFSKKLSQRL
- a CDS encoding PRC-barrel domain-containing protein, encoding METLPQDNFTHDLHVGEQQNIPLNYLTATSIIGDKVYDENEQKVGDIKDIMINVHTGDIHYYVVEMGGFLGLGKKYFAVPFDYLKIDPDNKRFIFKQAKEVLSNAPGFNKWHWPNTNYHLVIVGGMYDNV
- a CDS encoding ferritin — translated: MLSKSMQESLNNQVKLEAMSSQAYLAMASWAEIQPGLEGVAEYFFLQSEEERIHMLKLMRFINERGGFAIVPTLEQPIVTYKGIKSMFEEFLKHEMIVSDSINDLVDLALKEKDYATHNFLQWYVNEQIEEEKSARILNDKLELIGDDKSGLYLFDRDIMQTRQKKR
- the ychF gene encoding redox-regulated ATPase YchF, translated to MALQAGIVGLPNVGKSTLFNAVSNSAKAQASNYRFCTIEPNVGLVNVPDERLNKLAELVKPERIVPTQIEIVDIAGLVKGASKGEGLGNKFLANIREVDAIIHVIRCFEDENILRDEGPINPIGDKEIIETELQLKDMESVEKKLARTEKLVKTDTKLKPEYDVLLRCKEHLNKGKSILSLGLTKEEKSAVADLFLLTDKPILYVANVDEASMHTGNKFSEALKAAVKEEGNEVIVMTNAIEAQIAEFEDAADKQMFMEEYKMTEPALDRLIHSAYKLLNLSTYFTAGVQEVRAWTIHQGWKAPQAASVIHTDFEKGFIKAEVIAYNDYIKYGSEAAARDNGKLRIEGKEYIVHDGDVMHFRFNV